From Penaeus chinensis breed Huanghai No. 1 chromosome 43, ASM1920278v2, whole genome shotgun sequence, a single genomic window includes:
- the LOC125024519 gene encoding uncharacterized protein LOC125024519, whose product MSATEEAVGDKPQVTEASETMKGARKKILTEKGREYQITQHTKRLSSARLAWRKILSEILSSLDSVVSLDQLNVCKKAEELQFKEVINAFNLLMEVDPSSQDELLQELKIETEEHNNCMHTIESKIHELKQETNSVNSQNSRSSKHSHSTKRSMHNVTQNERLQAELAKLQIELKHYERETEFQMILRKYKRILKEKEYEYKRFLAMRNRLASQEEIKQASLEDIQLELSKSKDLDDSKELHLQKYFESIDKFTEIEKVNPNLPKQEMAAKDVSGMGELEIEVSKLENTFLKASPELKPQAKSFEPKREFKDLNASFGQDRSSQVIDINVFKDVVNILSSKSKSELPKPEPEIFSGDLLEFPTWLQTFEIIIESRVTEPAEKLFYLGHYTSGEAKDAIRGLLRVPKEEAYLEAKSILMDRFGNKFIVANAFRRKLSEWPKISNKDGHALHKLSDFLKNCLTVMKTTDYLNILNDPQENSKMLQKLSPALIERWNSIVYRWFASDTGYPPFSVFCEFIEVEAKKACHPISSYSAVMAMNQSHNINVSISSKKGKPEINKFGTKRFVTNSTGVKETEVHRDDKGQSPEKPYCNFCKADHDLDKCKGFNGLDNKAKFEYVQKSFLCRGCLKHGHIIKNCKRKNMCTVCKRRHPTSLHEAILERIKEREALLKMYKEQEAGKTVTLSNETHIIEDNVNSSKVDEELKDSAVSNRIKILRNLEDMMHSMIVPVWIHHESNISKKVLVYALLDEQSDACFIKESTMNRLNILGTKVHLKLTTVTGEETIESTKTKGLIVCGKNERIEVALPVTYSRKNIPARHDQIPRPESVEGWPHLQRIANELMPYDRSVEVGLLIGLNCIRAIKPRELIPGKDDEPYARRTLLGWSIIGRVNGDCQDASDSDSVLTSKVIVNKVIINGDTKCSFLYSPTKVKEIIDFAQLKKLFELDFSERETGNVPFSYQDKIFLRKMKDGIHQLKDGHYELPLPLIDDKVKLPNSKEIALCRLRSLKRKLKQNNDFLQDYVAFMKDLIKKGYAEEASCQGLNFNDGRVWYIPHHGVYHPKKPDKIRVVFDCSAMYKSESLNKNLLQGPDLTNNLIGVLCRFRKEHVAIACDIEAMFHQVKVKPDHRDLLRFLWWENGDPDSTIKEYRMTVHLFGATSSPSVASFALKAAADDYAGQCGTEAASFVKNEFYVDDGLTSLPTTVEAISLIRNSKALCSKGGFKLHKFLSNKKEVLEAISLEEKAISLKNLDLSSEALPIERTLGVEWCIESDTFQFRISINDKPITRRGILTTVSSVFDPMGMVSPFILIGKRILQTLCQDGVDWDDDISDDLKQQWRRWRDDLIQLKELKIPRCYKPDEFRKVKSIELHHFSDASQNGYGQCSYLRQVSEQGQVHCALVMSKSRVTPLKPITVPRLELTAAVVAVRMSSMLKRELGYQELKEFFWTDSKVVLGYISNEAKRFHVFVANRVQHIKEHSSVEQWKFIESAQNPADAASRGLYVKQLIEHSLWWNGPNFLWEPDYNANPSFVNVNVQENDPEVKKISSYKTQTKESTSILPRLEYFSDWHRAKKAVALCLRLQCRFKNPGRATVNKELTENKESKYTSPSVTELVEAENEIIRLVQNEAFQKVKQDLQCGNNDSEDASIRSKTLKKASYIYSLDPFRDKNNILRVGGRMRHAEFAASNKHPVILPKDSHITEMIVCHYHRKVHHQGRGITLNELRASGYWIIGGSSVVGRHISRCVTCNRLRGTFQEQKMSDLPPERLEPAPPFTYCGVDYFGPFFVKESRKEVKRYGVLFTCMASRAIHLETANTLETDSFLNAYRRFIGRRGPVRQLRSDQGTNFVGAKNELQQCLQEMDQEKLKGELLKENCDWITFEMNIPHASHMGGVWERQIRTVRNILTALLYHHGRQLDDESLRTFMVEAETIVNSRPLTVDNISSPYSLEPLTPNHLLTMKTKVVLPPPGTFQSSDQYSRKRWRRVQYLANEFWNRWRKEYAQSLQCRNKWPSVMKNVKVNDIVIVKEQNLPRNSWKLGCVSDVMPSKDGLVRKARITMADSSLDAFGRRTKAVVNLERPIHKLILLVES is encoded by the coding sequence atgagtgCTACTGAAGAAGCTGTAGGTGACAAACCTCAGGTAACTGAGGCTAGTGAGACAATGAAGGGTGCTAGGAAAAAGATTTTAACAGAAAAAGGGCGTGAGTATCAAATAACACAGCATACAAAGAGGTTATCATCTGCTAGGCTAGCATGGAGAAAGATATTATCAGAGATATTATCAAGTCTTGATAGTGTTGTAAGTTTGGATCAACTTAATGTTTGTAAAAAGGCAGAAGAGTTACAGTTTAAAGAAGTTATAAATGCCTTTAACTTATTAATGGAAGTAGATCCAAGTTCTCAGGATGAATTGTTACAGGAGTTAAAAATTGAGACTGAGGAGCACAATAATTGTATGCATACAATTGAGAGTAAAATACATGagttaaaacaagaaacaaattcaGTAAATTCACAAAATAGTAGATCATCAAAGCATTCCCATTCTACAAAGAGATCTATGCATAATGTTACACAGAATGAAAGGTTACAGGCAGAATTAGCTAAGCTACAGATTGAGCTAAAGCATTATGAAAGGGAAACAGAGTTTCAAATGATcttaagaaaatataagagaatcttgaaagaaaaagaatatgagtaCAAAAGATTTCTTGCTATGAGAAATAGGCTTGCATCTCAAGAAGAAATAAAGCAAGCCAGTCTAGAAGACATTCAGTTAGAATTGTCTAAAAGTAAAGATTTAGATGATAGTAAAGAACTTCATcttcaaaaatattttgaatcTATTGATAAATTTACAGAGATTGAGAAAGTAAATCCTAATTTACCAAAACAAGAAATGGCTGCTAAGGATGTATCAGGTATGGGTGAATTAGAGATAGAGGTGTCCAAATTAGAGAATACTTTCTTAAAGGCAAGCCCAGAGCTTAAGCCACAAGCTAAGAGTTTTGAGCCAAAAAGAGAGTTTAAAGATTTGAATGCATCATTTGGGCAAGATAGATCAAGTCAAGTTATAGACATTAATGTATTTAAAGATGTGGTAAATATTTTATCATCTAAGAGTAAAAGTGAATTGCCTAAGCCAGAACCAGAAATTTTCAGTGGAGATTTATTGGAGTTTCCAACCTGGCTTCAAACCTTTGAGATTATTATAGAGTCAAGAGTTACAGAACCTGCAGAGAAACTTTTCTATTTAGGTCACTATACTAGCGGGGAAGCTAAGGATGCTATTAGAGGACTTCTACGTGTTCCCAAAGAAGAAGCTTATCTTGAGGCTAAAAGTATATTAATGGATAGGTTTGGTAATAAGTTTATTGTGGCAAATGCTTTTAGAAGGAAATTGAGTGAATGGCCAAAGATTTCAAATAAAGATGGTCATGCACTACATAAATTGTCAGACTTCTTAAAGAATTGcttaacagtaatgaaaacgaCAGACTACCTTAATATTTTAAATGATCCTCAAGAAAATAGCAAAATGTTACAGAAGTTATCCCCAGCTCTTATAGAAAGATGGAATTCTATAGTTTACAGATGGTTTGCAAGTGATACAGGTTACCCTCCATTttcagttttttgtgaatttatagAAGTGGAGGCAAAGAAAGCTTGCCATCCAATTTCATCATATAGTGCAGTAATGGCAATGAATCAGAGTCATAATATCAATGTTTCAATAAGTAGTAAGAAGGGTAAACCAGAAATAAACAAGTTTGGGACAAAAAGGTTTGTGACTAACTCAACAGGTGTAAAAGAAACAGAGGTACATAGAGATGACAAGGGACAGAGTCCAGAGAAACCATATTGTAACTTTTGCAAGGCTGATCATGATCTTGATAAATGTAAAGGGTTTAATGGACTTGACAATAAGGCAAAATTTGAATATGTCCAAAAATCATTTCTTTGTAGGGGTTGTTTAAAACATGGCCATATTATCAAAAACTGCAAAAGAAAGAATATGTGCACAGTATGTAAGAGACGTCATCCAACATCTCTTCATGAGGCTATActcgaaagaataaaagaaagggaagccTTACTCAAAATGTATAAGGAACAAGAAGCTGGAAAAACAGTAACATTGTCAAATGAAACTCATATAATTGAAGACAATGTAAACTCCAGCAAAGTTGATGAGGAACTCAAAGATAGTGCAGTTTCCAATAGAATAAAGATATTGAGAAATTTAGAGGATATGATGCATTCCATGATAGTACCAGTATGGATACACCATGAAAGTAACATAAGTAAAAAGGTGTTAGTTTATGCATTATTAGATGAACAATCAGATGCATGTTTTATTAAAGAATCCACCATGAATAGGCTGAACATTCTAGGCACCAAGGTACACCTGAAGTTAACAACAGTGACAGGTGAAGAAACAATTGAAAGTACAAAGACTAAAGGGCTAATAGTATGTGGTAAAAATGAAAGGATAGAGGTTGCACTTCCAGTCACTTATTCACGGAAGAATATACCAGCCAGACATGATCAAATTCCGAGGCCAGAAAGTGTAGAAGGATGGCCTCATTTACAGAGAATAGCGAACGAATTAATGCCATATGATAGGAGTGTTGAAGTTGGGCTCCTGATAGGTTTAAATTGTATTCGTGCCATCAAACCAAGGGAGTTAATTCCTGGGAAAGATGACGAGCCTTACGCAAGGAGAACTTTGCTTGGTTGGAGTATAATAGGGAGAGTCAATGGTGATTGTCAAGATGCAAGTGACTCAGATTCAGTCCTAACTAGCAAAGTAATAGTCAATAAGGTTATCATTAATGGTGATACCAAATGTAGCTTTCTTTACTCACCaactaaagtaaaagaaataattgaTTTTGCACAACTTAAGAAGTTATTTGAGCTTGATTTCAgtgaaagggagacaggaaatgTTCCTTTTTCGTATCAAGACAAGATTTTcttgagaaaaatgaaagatggaattcATCAACTAAAAGATGGGCATTATGAGTTACCACTTCCTCTTATAGATGATAAAGTCAAGCTTCCTAATAGTAAAGAAATAGCATTGTGTAGGTTGAGGAGTCTAAAGAGGAAGCTAAAGCAAAATAATGATTTTCTGCAAGACTATGTTGCATTTATGAAAGATCTCATAAAGAAAGGCTATGCAGAAGAGGCATCATGCCAGGGTCTAAACTTCAATGATGGAAGAGTATGGTATATACCACATCATGGTGTGTATCATCCAAAGAAACCTGACAAAATTAGAGTAGTTTTCGATTGCAGTGCTATGTATAAGAGTGAATCACTTAATAAGAATCTCTTACAAGGTCCGGATCTGACAAATAACTTAATTGGGGTATTGTGCAGATTTAGAAAGGAGCATGTAGCAATTGCATGTGATATAGAAGCAATGTTCCACCAAGTAAAGGTAAAGCCTGATCACAGAGACCTACTCCGCTTTCTGTGGTGGGAAAATGGAGATCCTGATTCAACAATCAAAGAATATAGAATGACAGTGCATTTATTTGGGGCTACATCTTCTCCAAGTGTAGCAAGTTTTGCACTGAaagctgctgctgatgattaCGCAGGGCAATGTGGAACAGAGGCTGCTTCCTTTGTTAAAAATGAATTTTATGTAGATGATGGTTTAACATCTTTACCTACAACTGTAGAAGCCATATCTTTAATCAGGAATAGTAAAGCATTATGCTCGAAGGGTGGCTTCAAATTGCACAAGTTCTTGTCAAATAAGAAAGAAGTTCTAGAAGCAATAAGCTTAGAGGAAAAGGCTATAAGTTTAAAGAATTTAGACCTCTCTAGTGAAGCCTTACCAATAGAGAGAACTTTAGGAGTAGAATGGTGCATTGAATCAGACACATTCCAGTTCagaattagtattaatgataaaccAATAACTAGAAGAGGTATATTAACAACAGTGAGTTCTGTTTTTGATCCTATGGGTATGGTCTCACCCTTTATATTGATTGGTAAAAGAATACTGCAAACCTTGTGTCAAGATGGAGTAGACTGGGATGATGACATATCAGATGACTTGAAACAAcaatggagaagatggagagatgatTTGATTCAGTTGAAAGAGTTAAAGATTCCTAGATGCTACAAGCCTGACGAATTTAGAAAGGTCAAATCAATTGAACTGCATCATTTCTCTGATGCTAGCCAGAATGGTTATGGACAGTGCTCTTATTTAAGGCAAGTAAGTGAGCAGGGACAAGTTCATTGTGCACTTGTCATGTCAAAGTCTAGAGTGACACCATTGAAGCCTATAACTGTTCCTAGGTTAGAACTAACAGCTGCAGTTGTAGCCGTTCGAATGAGTTCTATGTTAAAGAGAGAGTTAGGTTACCAGGAACTTAAGGAATTCTTTTGGACTGATAGCAAAGTCGTACTTGGCTACATTTCAAACGAAGCAAAGAGATTCCATGTGTTTGTTGCTAACCGAGTGCAGCATATTAAAGAACACTCCTCTGTGGAACAATGGAAATTTATTGAGTCAGCTCAAAATCCTGCTGACGCTGCTTCACGTGGATTGTATGTAAAGCAACTGATTGAACATTCTCTATGGTGGAATGGACCAAACTTCCTCTGGGAACCTGACTATAATGCTAATCCATCATTTGTAAATGTAAACGTACAAGAGAATGATCCAGAGGTCAAGAAAATTTCGTCATATAAGACCCAAACCAAAGAGAGCACTTCAATTCTTCCAAGACTTGAATATTTTTCTGATTGGCACAGGGCAAAGAAGGCTGTTGCATTATGTTTACGCCTTCAATGTAGATTCAAGAACCCTGGGAGAGCAACAGTCAACAAAGAACTGACTGAAAACAAAGAATCCAAATACACGTCACCTAGTGTAACAGAACTTGTGGAAGctgaaaatgaaatcataaggctagtccaaaatgaagctttcCAAAAGGTGAAACAAGATTTACAATGTGGAAACAACGACAGTGAAGATGCCAGTATAAGAAGCAAAACCTTAAAGAAAGCAAGTTACATTTACTCACTTGATCCCTTCAGAGATAAAAATAACATCTTAAGGGTAGGTGGCAGAATGAGACATGCAGAATTTGCTGCAAGCAATAAACATCCAGTAATTCTGCCAAAGGACTCACATATAACAGAAATGATAGTGTGTCATTACCACCGGAAAGTTCATCACcaaggaagaggaataacatTGAATGAGTTAAGGGCATCTGGTTATTGGATCATTGGAGGTTCATCAGTGGTAGGTAGACATATTTCAAGATGTGTCACATGTAACAGATTGAGAGGCACATTTCAAGAACAGAAAATGTCTGATTTGCCACCAGAAAGACTTGAACCTGCACCCCCATTTACCTACTGTGGGGTAGATTACTTTGGACCATTCTTTGTTAAAGAAAGTCGCAAGGAGGTCAAGAGATACGgtgttttgtttacttgtatgGCTTCAAGAGCAATCCATCTAGAAACAGCAAATACACTGGAGACTGATTCATTCCTCAATGCATATAGACGTTTCATAGGAAGACGTGGCCCAGTTCGTCAACTCAGATCAGATCAGGGCACAAATTTTGTTGGAGCTAAAAATGAACTTCAGCAATGCTTGCAAGAAATGGATCAAGAGAAACTAAAAGGGGAGCTTTTAAAAGAGAACTGTGACTGGATTACATTTGAAATGAATATTCCTCACGCCAGTCATATGGGTGGAGTATGGGAAAGACAGATCCGTACTGTGAGGAATATACTAACagctttattatatcatcatggAAGACAATTAGATGATGAGTCACTCAGAACCTTTATGGTTGAAGCAGAGACCATCGTGAATAGCCGACCCCTGACAGTTGACAACATCAGTTCTCCATATTCATTAGAACCATTGACACCAAATCACTtgttaacaatgaaaacaaaggtTGTGCTACCGCCACCTGGAACGTTCCAATCTTCTGACCAGTATTCAAGAAAGAGATGGCGAAGAGTTCAATATCTTGCTAATGAATTTTGGAATAGGTGGAGAAAAGAATATGCTCAATCGCTTCAGTGCAGGAACAAGTGGCCTTCAGTTATGAAAAATGTTAAGGTAAATGATATTGTCATTGTAAAGGAACAAAATTTACCAAGGAATTCTTGGAAACTTGGTTGTGTATCTGATGTTATGCCAAGCAAAGATGGTCTTGTAAGAAAGGCAAGGATAACAATGGCTGATTCCTCGCTTGACGCATTTGGAAGACGAACGAAAGCAGTCGTTAACCTTGAAAGACCAATCCACAAACTCATATTGTTAGTTGAATCATAG